From the Manihot esculenta cultivar AM560-2 chromosome 3, M.esculenta_v8, whole genome shotgun sequence genome, one window contains:
- the LOC110611154 gene encoding UPF0481 protein At3g47200 isoform X2 — MAMAQGTRLRLGLCSFKHPFLWNISPSIASTTTTTAGAIQTCLCLPWLFRLLHSNALNPLPQRSPAFHGVRYMQRQLPFQRLFCSEATGDKEKMKKKPMLNEDYEDSVTIRINEKLTGEFPVFSDHSIFKVPKELRSVNEEAYEPKLIAIGPYHHGKDHLLSMEDHKIRYLQSLLQQSSQKNVSRYVQIIRNLEERARKCYAEPFSFTPDEFVEMMLIDGCFIIEFIRKLREGDMEDLLFRSNHMFYSFMLDLLLLENQLPFFILRELLVTSNVIPDQESTFIAVILKTYESFLPGPLCNSSRAYTPENMIQIKNLLGLLHDHWQPSPARLEVYKKMRQAEERDSTRCATELKDAGIKFKSAVERNNLFDIDFVNSTIKIPKIQITDITECVLRNLIAYEQLTSFTSPKYFTDYMKFIDSLINSKKDVELLCRQGIIDNWKGDDEAIAILFNKLGEHVFCESALYADIVNNVNEHCKKRRNWWMAELRHNHFQSPWSLLSFLADIMRFLLKITQKF, encoded by the exons ATGGCTATGGCACAAGGAACCAGACTCAGACTCGGACTCTGCTCCTTCAAGCACCCATTTCTCTGGAATATTTCCCCTTCTATAGCttctaccaccaccaccaccgctGGAGCAATCCAGACTTGTCTCTGTCTTCCGTGGCTGTTCCGCCTTCTTCATTCCAATGCCTTGAACCCACTGCCACAACGATCTCCGGCGTTCCATGGAGTAAGATATATGCAACGGCAACTGCCTTTTCAAAGATTATTCTGCTCCGAGGCCACTGGTGACAAggagaagatgaagaagaaaccG ATGCTAAATGAAGACTATGAAGACTCTGTAACGATTCGAATTAATGAAAAGCTTACAGGTGAATTCCCTGTATTCTCAGATCATTCTATTTTCAAAGTGCCAAAAGAATTACGGAGTGTGAATGAAGAGGCATATGAACCGAAATTAATTGCAATTGGTCCTTATCACCATGGTAAAGATCATTTACTTTCCATGGAAGATCACAAAATACGGTATCTTCAAAGCCTCCTTCAACAAAGTTCTCAGAAAAATGTATCAAGGTATGTGCAGATCATAAGAAATTTGGAAGAAAGAGCTCGTAAATGTTATGCAGAGCCTTTCAGCTTTACCCCTGATGAATTCGTTGAAATGATGCTTATTGATGGTTGCTTTATTATTGAGTTTATACGCAAATTGCGAGAAGGTGATATGGAAGACCTTCTTTTCAGATCTAatcatatgttttatagtttcaTGCTGGACCTGCTATTGCTTGAAAATCAACTTCCATTCTTCATACTACGGGAGTTGCTTGTCACAAGCAATGTGATTCCGGACCAAGAAAGCACCTTCATTGCAGTGATTTTGAAAACCTATGAAAGTTTTCTACCAGGCCCACTGTGTAATTCAAGTCGCGCATATACTCCAGAAAATATGATACAAATCAAGAACCTACTGGGATTATTGCATGACCATTGGCAACCTTCCCCTGCAAGACTAGAGGTTTATAAGAAAATGCGACAAGCCGAGGAAAGAGATTCTACGCGCTGTGCCACAGAGCTCAAAGATGCCGGGATTAAGTTTAAGAGTGCTGTTGAGAGAAATAACTTGTTCGATATAGATTTTGTAAACAGCACAATTAAAATCCCAAAAATACAAATCACAGATATAACAGAATGTGTCTTGCGAAATCTCATAGCCTACGAGCAGTTGACTTCTTTCACGAGTCCAAAATACTTCACTGATTACATGAAATTCATAGATAGCCTCATCAATTCTAAAAAGGATGTGGAGCTACTTTGTCGCCAGGGGATAATTGATAACTGGAAGGGAGACGATGAAGCCATTGCTATTCTATTCAACAAGCTTGGGGAACATGTCTTCTGCGAAAGCGCTCTCTACGCAGATATAGTGAATAATGTTAACGAGCATTGCAAGAAACGAAGGAATTGGTGGATGGCCGAGTTGAGGCACAATCATTTTCAAAGCCCATGGTCTCTCCTATCTTTTTTGGCTGATATCATGCGGTTCCTTCTCAAAATAACTCAAAAGTTTTAA
- the LOC110611154 gene encoding UPF0481 protein At3g47200 isoform X1 — MAMAQGTRLRLGLCSFKHPFLWNISPSIASTTTTTAGAIQTCLCLPWLFRLLHSNALNPLPQRSPAFHGVRYMQRQLPFQRLFCSEATGDKEKMKKKPMANEDSVMISINKKFTGESPVFSDHCIFKVPKELRSVNEEAYEPQLIAIGPYHHEKDHLLVMEDHKIRYLQNFLKRSGQENVLRYVQTIRSLEERARKCYAESLSFDHDKFVEMMLIDGCFIIEFICKLLEGDMEDPLLRSNHTLTRFMLDLLLLENQLPFFILQGLLVTSNSTPDQQSTFIKVILVIYKSFLPGPLCNSSCAYTPENMIQIKNLLELLHDHWQPSPARLEAYKKMRQTEERGFTRCATYLKEAGIKFKSVAQLKEVGIKFKSTRCATELKDAGIKFKSAVERDNLFDIDFVNGTIKIPKIQIEDKTECVLRNLIAYEQLTSSTSPKYFTDYMIFMDSLINSKKDVELLCRKGIIDNWKGDDETIAVLFNNLGEQVFCERNLYADIVNNVNKHCKKRRNLWMAKLRHDYFQSPWSLISVLAAIILLLLAMTQTVYSVLSYYK, encoded by the exons ATGGCTATGGCACAAGGAACCAGACTCAGACTCGGACTCTGCTCCTTCAAGCACCCATTTCTCTGGAATATTTCCCCTTCTATAGCttctaccaccaccaccaccgctGGAGCAATCCAGACTTGTCTCTGTCTTCCGTGGCTGTTCCGCCTTCTTCATTCCAATGCCTTGAACCCACTGCCACAACGATCTCCGGCGTTCCATGGAGTAAGATATATGCAACGGCAACTGCCTTTTCAAAGATTATTCTGCTCCGAGGCCACTGGTGACAAggagaagatgaagaagaaaccG ATGGCAAATGAAGACTCTGTAATGAtttctattaataaaaagtttacAGGTGAATCTCCTGTATTCTCAGATCATTGCATTTTTAAAGTGCCAAAGGAATTACGGAGCGTGAATGAAGAGGCATATGAACCGCAACTAATTGCAATTGGTCCTTATCACCATGAGAAAGATCATTTACTTGTCATGGAAGATCACAAAATACGGTATCTTCAAAACTTCCTTAAACGAAGTGGTCAGGAAAATGTATTAAGGTATGTACAGACCATAAGAAGTTTGGAAGAAAGAGCTCGTAAATGTTATGCAGAATCTTTAAGCTTTGACCATGATAAATTCGTTGAAATGATGCTTATTGATGGTTGCTTTATTATCGAGTTTATATGCAAGTTGCTAGAAGGTGATATGGAAGACCCTCTTTTAAGATCTAATCATACGTTGACTAGATTCATGCTGGACCTGCTATTGCTTGAAAATCAACTTCCATTCTTCATACTACAGGGGTTGCTTGTCACAAGCAATTCGACTCCAGACCAACAAAGCACCTTCATTAAAGTGATTTTGGTAATCTATAAAAGTTTTCTACCAGGCCCACTGTGTAATTCAAGTTGCGCATATACTCCAGAAAATATGATACAAATCAAGAATCTATTGGAATTATTGCATGACCACTGGCAACCTTCCCCTGCAAGACTAGAGGCTTATAAGAAAATGCGACAAACCGAGGAAAGAGGTTTTACGCGTTGTGCCACATACTTAAAAGAGGCCGGTATTAAGTTCAAGAGTGTGGCACAGCTCAAAGAGGTCGGGATTAAATTCAAGAGTACGCGCTGTGCCACAGAGCTCAAAGATGCCGGGATTAAGTTCAAGAGTGCTGTTGAGAGAGATAACTTGTTCGATATAGATTTTGTAAACGGTACAATTAAAATTCCAAAAATACAAATTGAAGATAAAACAGAGTGTGTCTTGCGAAATCTCATAGCCTACGAGCAGTTGACCTCTTCCACGAGTCCAAAATACTTCACTGATTACATGATATTCATGGATAGTCTTATCAATTCTAAAAAGGATGTGGAGCTACTTTGTCGCAAGGGGATCATTGATAACTGGAAGGGAGACGATGAAACTATTGCTGTTCTATTCAACAATCTTGGGGAACAAGTCTTCTGCGAAAGGAATCTCTACGCGGATATAGTGAACAATGTAAACAAGCATTGTAAGAAACGAAGGAATTTGTGGATGGCCAAGTTGAGGCACGATTATTTTCAAAGTCCATGGTCTCTCATTTCTGTTTTGGCTGCTATCATACTGCTCCTTCTCGCCATGACTCAAACTGTTTATTCAGTTCTTTCTtattataagtaa
- the LOC110611154 gene encoding UPF0481 protein At3g47200 isoform X3 — protein MANEDSVMISINKKFTGESPVFSDHCIFKVPKELRSVNEEAYEPQLIAIGPYHHEKDHLLVMEDHKIRYLQNFLKRSGQENVLRYVQTIRSLEERARKCYAESLSFDHDKFVEMMLIDGCFIIEFICKLLEGDMEDPLLRSNHTLTRFMLDLLLLENQLPFFILQGLLVTSNSTPDQQSTFIKVILVIYKSFLPGPLCNSSCAYTPENMIQIKNLLELLHDHWQPSPARLEAYKKMRQTEERGFTRCATYLKEAGIKFKSVAQLKEVGIKFKSTRCATELKDAGIKFKSAVERDNLFDIDFVNGTIKIPKIQIEDKTECVLRNLIAYEQLTSSTSPKYFTDYMIFMDSLINSKKDVELLCRKGIIDNWKGDDETIAVLFNNLGEQVFCERNLYADIVNNVNKHCKKRRNLWMAKLRHDYFQSPWSLISVLAAIILLLLAMTQTVYSVLSYYK, from the coding sequence ATGGCAAATGAAGACTCTGTAATGAtttctattaataaaaagtttacAGGTGAATCTCCTGTATTCTCAGATCATTGCATTTTTAAAGTGCCAAAGGAATTACGGAGCGTGAATGAAGAGGCATATGAACCGCAACTAATTGCAATTGGTCCTTATCACCATGAGAAAGATCATTTACTTGTCATGGAAGATCACAAAATACGGTATCTTCAAAACTTCCTTAAACGAAGTGGTCAGGAAAATGTATTAAGGTATGTACAGACCATAAGAAGTTTGGAAGAAAGAGCTCGTAAATGTTATGCAGAATCTTTAAGCTTTGACCATGATAAATTCGTTGAAATGATGCTTATTGATGGTTGCTTTATTATCGAGTTTATATGCAAGTTGCTAGAAGGTGATATGGAAGACCCTCTTTTAAGATCTAATCATACGTTGACTAGATTCATGCTGGACCTGCTATTGCTTGAAAATCAACTTCCATTCTTCATACTACAGGGGTTGCTTGTCACAAGCAATTCGACTCCAGACCAACAAAGCACCTTCATTAAAGTGATTTTGGTAATCTATAAAAGTTTTCTACCAGGCCCACTGTGTAATTCAAGTTGCGCATATACTCCAGAAAATATGATACAAATCAAGAATCTATTGGAATTATTGCATGACCACTGGCAACCTTCCCCTGCAAGACTAGAGGCTTATAAGAAAATGCGACAAACCGAGGAAAGAGGTTTTACGCGTTGTGCCACATACTTAAAAGAGGCCGGTATTAAGTTCAAGAGTGTGGCACAGCTCAAAGAGGTCGGGATTAAATTCAAGAGTACGCGCTGTGCCACAGAGCTCAAAGATGCCGGGATTAAGTTCAAGAGTGCTGTTGAGAGAGATAACTTGTTCGATATAGATTTTGTAAACGGTACAATTAAAATTCCAAAAATACAAATTGAAGATAAAACAGAGTGTGTCTTGCGAAATCTCATAGCCTACGAGCAGTTGACCTCTTCCACGAGTCCAAAATACTTCACTGATTACATGATATTCATGGATAGTCTTATCAATTCTAAAAAGGATGTGGAGCTACTTTGTCGCAAGGGGATCATTGATAACTGGAAGGGAGACGATGAAACTATTGCTGTTCTATTCAACAATCTTGGGGAACAAGTCTTCTGCGAAAGGAATCTCTACGCGGATATAGTGAACAATGTAAACAAGCATTGTAAGAAACGAAGGAATTTGTGGATGGCCAAGTTGAGGCACGATTATTTTCAAAGTCCATGGTCTCTCATTTCTGTTTTGGCTGCTATCATACTGCTCCTTCTCGCCATGACTCAAACTGTTTATTCAGTTCTTTCTtattataagtaa